The DNA segment GTGTTCGGAGGCGAACCGCCCCGACTGGAAATTCTGAGTGATGTCACAAAAGACTCCGCCATGCGTTTTGCTCGCCAGTTTGGATTTCAGCGAAGCACCGATGATTGGCAGGCCGCCATTGCCGATCCTGCGGTCGACGTGGTGTCGATCACAACGCCCAATGGTCTGCACCGACCGATGGCAGAGGCCGCGCTGAAGGCTGGCAAGCATGTCTGGCTGGAAAAGCCGATGGCACTGACGCTGAAAGATGCCGAAGCAATGACCGCCTTTGCCGCGCGAAATCCCGATCAGGTGACGCTCCTTGGATATAATTATCTGCGCTCACCGGCCTTTCAGATGGCGCGCAAAATACTGGCGGAGGGGGGATTGGCGCGCCGCTGGCCTTTCGCGGGGTCTATGACGAGGACTACAGCGCTGATCCGGACCTGCCTTGGTCATGGCGAATGACGAAAAAAGCGGGCGGTCTTGGGGCGCTGGGTGATCTTGGGTGCCACTTGGTCAGCGTGATGATCCAGCTGATGGGGGATGTGTCCGAACTGACCGCCCAGACCCAGATCGCCATTCCCTTGCGGCACTCTCCCGAGGGCCCCAAGGCGGTGGAAAATGAAGACAGTGCGCTGGCATTGATCCGCTTTACCTCCGGCGCGCAGGGCGTGTTTGCGACCTCTCGGGTCGCACGCGGGCGCAAGTGCCGCTTGCAATGGGAAGTGCAAGGATCCGATGGCACGATCATCTTCGATCAAGAGAATATGAACGAACTTTGGGTCCACAAAACAGATGAGGCGGGCTTTACCCGCCACCTGAGCGGGCCGGAGCAACCCGATTACGCGGCCTTCTGTCCTGCCCCGGGCCATAATTTCGGTTTCAACGAGCAAAAAGTGATCGAGGCCCGCGACTTGATCCGGGCCATAGCGGGCGATGCGCCCTGCGGTCCTGATTTTGCCGAGGGCCTGAAAATCGAAAAAATCATTCACGCGATGGCGACCTCGAACGGTCGCCCGGTGGCGCCTTAAGGAGAGAGACATATGACCAAGCTTGACGTAATCACGATTGGCCGCGCGGGCGTAGACCTCTATGGGTCTCAGATTGGCGGACGGCTCGAGGATATGGGGTCATTTGACAAGTATATCGGGGGATCTCCAACCAACATCGCTTGCGGCACTGCACGTTTGGGCCTGAAGTCTGGCCTGATCACGCGCGTTGGTGATGAGCATATGGGCCGCTTCATCCGTGAAGAGTTGGAGCGTCATGGCGTCTCGACCCAAGGTGTCAAAACCGACAGCGAGCGTCTGACTGCGTTGGTGATCCTTGGCATCCGCGATGAGACGCAATTCCCTCTGATTTTCTACCGTGAGAACTGCGCGGACATGGCGCTGTGTGAGGAGGACATCGACGAGGCTTTCATCGCGTCAGCGCGATCGGTCCTTGCGACCGGCACCCATCTGAGCCACCCGCGCACAAAGGCCGCCGTCATCAAGGCGTTGAAACTGGCACGTCAGCACGGATTGAAGACGGCGCTGGATATTGACTATCGCCCAAACCTTTGGGGACTGGCCGGTCATGGCGATGGCGAAAGCCGCTTCGTCGAAAGCGCTGAGGTCACGGCTAAGCTGATGGAGACGCTGCATTACTTCGACCTGATTGTTGGGACGGAAGAAGAATTCCATATCGCGGGTGGCTCGACCGATACGATCAAAGCGCTGCGTGCCGTGCGCGAGGTCTCGAAGGCGACGCTGGTGTGTAAGCGCGGAGCGGACGGTGCGGTGGCGTTTGACGGTGATATTCCTGACAGTCTGGACGATGGCCAGACCGGGCCAGGCTTTCCGATTGAGGTGTTTAATGTTCTGGGCGCGGGCGACGGTTTCTTTTCGGGGCTGCTCAAAGGCTGGCTTGATGGTGAAGATTGGTCGACCACTCTTAAATATGCCAATGCCTGTGGGGCTTTTGCGGTCAGTCGGCACGGCTGTACCCCGGCCTATCCAAGCTGGGATGAGCTACAGTTCTTCTTTGATCGCGGTATCGTGCGCAAAGACCTACGCAACGACGTCGAATTGGAACAGGTGCATTGGGCCACAAATCGGCATGGCGACTGGTCGAGCATACGCACCTTCGCCTTTGACCACCGCCTGCAACTTGAAGAGATGGACGGCTACTCGAAAGACAAAGGCAGCCTGTTCAAAGAGCTTTGCCTCGCGGCGGCGCTCAAGGTCCAGAATGGTCAGCCCGGGTATGGCATATTATGCGACAATCGCATTGGACGGTCCGCCCTGCACGCCGCGTCCGGCTCTGGCCTGTGGATCGGTCGCCCGACCGAGCTGCCGGGGTCGCGCCCGATTGCGTTTGAAGAGGACCTTGGGCTTGATCTCGGCCGTTTCAAAGAATGGGCCCGCGAGAATGTGGTAAAGCTTTTGGTTTTTTGCCACCCAGACGACACACCCGAAACCCGCGCGTTGCAGGAAGGTCGCGTCAAGCGCCTGTTCACGGCGGCGCGCCGCAACACTCTTGAATTTCTGCTGGAGGTGATCCCCTCCAAGGTCGCCCCCGTGGATGACACCACAAGCGCGACCCTGATCCAGCAGTTCTACGATGCGGGTGTTTACCCTGACTGGTGGAAACTTGAGCCGTTTAAGACGGACGCCGCATGGCAAAACGCGGTGGCCGCGATCGAACGCAATGATCCGCGGACGCGAGGGATCGTTGTGCTGGGTCTGGACGCGCCCGAGGCCGAACTCGCGCAGAGCTTTGCTTTGGCTGCCAAACAGCCGCTGGTCAAAGGCTTTGCCGTCGGCCGGACGATCTTTGGTGACGCGGCACGGGCTTGGATGAAGGGCGAGATGAGCGATGCAGAGGCCGTGACACAGATGGCGACACGCTATGAGGCTCTGTGTTCGGTGTGGGACAAGGCACGGGCAGATGCTCGTCTAAATATGGAGTGATCTGATGAGCGGAACAATCCGACTGACCGCCGCGCAGGCCATGGTAAAATGGCTGAGCGTGCAACTCACTGAAGAGGGTGACCGATTTATCGACGGCATTTGGGGGATTTTCGGTCATGGTAATGTGGCGGGGCTCGGTGAGGCCTTGCAAGACGCGGGCAACAGTTTCCCGACATGGCGTGGCCAGAACGAGCAAACCATGGCACATGCAGCCATTGCCTATGCCAAGGGGCTGAAACGCCGCCGCGCACAGGCGGTGACCTCTTCCATTGGACCGGGCGCCACCAACATGGTGACCGCAGCCGCACTGGCGCATGTCAACCGTCTGCCGGTGTTGTTCATACCCGGCGATGTCTTTGCCAACCGCCGCCCTGATCCGGTTTTGCAACAGATCGAAAGCTTTGAGGATGGCACCGTTTCGGCCAATGATTGCTTCAAACCCGTGGTGCGCTACTTCGACCGGATCACCCGACCTGAACACCTTTTGACGTGCTTGCCGCGCGCCCTGACGGTGATGACTGACCCGGCCAACTGTGGGCCTGTCTGCCTCGCCTTCTGTCAGGATGTGCAAGCCGAGGCCTACGACTATCCGGTTGAATTCTTTGAACCCAAAGTCTGGCGCGTGCGCCGCCCCGAGCCGGACAATCTCGAACTCGCCGAAGTGGTCTCGATGATCAAATCCGCCTCCAATCCGGTTATCGTCTGCGGCGGGGGCGTGATCTATTCCGATGCTGAGGCCACTCTCGCTGCGTTCGCCAGCACGCACAACATCCCTGTCGTTGAAACGCAGGCCGGCAAGTCTGCGTTGGCGCAGGCTCACCCGATGAACTTTGGCGCGAGCGGTGTGGACGGCTCTGCCGCCGCCAACGCCGTTTCGAAAGATGCGGATCTGGTCATCGGTGTAGGGACCCGGTTTCAGGATTTCACCACCGGGTCGTGGACGTTGTTTGAAAAGCCCGGTCGTAGGCTGGTGTCGATCAACGTGGCGGCCTATGACGCGGTCAAACATGGTGCA comes from the Celeribacter baekdonensis genome and includes:
- a CDS encoding bifunctional 5-dehydro-2-deoxygluconokinase/5-dehydro-2-deoxyphosphogluconate aldolase, which encodes MTKLDVITIGRAGVDLYGSQIGGRLEDMGSFDKYIGGSPTNIACGTARLGLKSGLITRVGDEHMGRFIREELERHGVSTQGVKTDSERLTALVILGIRDETQFPLIFYRENCADMALCEEDIDEAFIASARSVLATGTHLSHPRTKAAVIKALKLARQHGLKTALDIDYRPNLWGLAGHGDGESRFVESAEVTAKLMETLHYFDLIVGTEEEFHIAGGSTDTIKALRAVREVSKATLVCKRGADGAVAFDGDIPDSLDDGQTGPGFPIEVFNVLGAGDGFFSGLLKGWLDGEDWSTTLKYANACGAFAVSRHGCTPAYPSWDELQFFFDRGIVRKDLRNDVELEQVHWATNRHGDWSSIRTFAFDHRLQLEEMDGYSKDKGSLFKELCLAAALKVQNGQPGYGILCDNRIGRSALHAASGSGLWIGRPTELPGSRPIAFEEDLGLDLGRFKEWARENVVKLLVFCHPDDTPETRALQEGRVKRLFTAARRNTLEFLLEVIPSKVAPVDDTTSATLIQQFYDAGVYPDWWKLEPFKTDAAWQNAVAAIERNDPRTRGIVVLGLDAPEAELAQSFALAAKQPLVKGFAVGRTIFGDAARAWMKGEMSDAEAVTQMATRYEALCSVWDKARADARLNME
- the iolD gene encoding 3D-(3,5/4)-trihydroxycyclohexane-1,2-dione acylhydrolase (decyclizing); protein product: MSGTIRLTAAQAMVKWLSVQLTEEGDRFIDGIWGIFGHGNVAGLGEALQDAGNSFPTWRGQNEQTMAHAAIAYAKGLKRRRAQAVTSSIGPGATNMVTAAALAHVNRLPVLFIPGDVFANRRPDPVLQQIESFEDGTVSANDCFKPVVRYFDRITRPEHLLTCLPRALTVMTDPANCGPVCLAFCQDVQAEAYDYPVEFFEPKVWRVRRPEPDNLELAEVVSMIKSASNPVIVCGGGVIYSDAEATLAAFASTHNIPVVETQAGKSALAQAHPMNFGASGVDGSAAANAVSKDADLVIGVGTRFQDFTTGSWTLFEKPGRRLVSINVAAYDAVKHGAIPMVSDAKVALEKISAALGDHKAPVVDAACRTEWLAAVTAHCLPREATQDGRPLDAEVIGAVQRATGEDAIAMCAAGTMPGALKLLWQPSQGGYHMEYGYSCMGYEVAGAMGLKLARPERDVICFVGDGSYMMANSELATAVMRKVPFTVILTDNRGYGCINRLQTLGCGGAPFNNMYADCNVEAQPEIDYVAHAASMGAYAVKAESIADLQVQIAHARSRDIPTVIVIETTAEEGPGFGAAGHWWDVAVPAVSKTEKSRAAYADYLENMTRQRLIN